In a genomic window of Longimicrobium terrae:
- a CDS encoding shikimate kinase, which translates to MSETGLPPALVIERVVLLGYMTSGKSTVGQALARRLEWGFLDFDVEIEQREGRTVKEIIATDGEDVFRRMEAALTDEAAARPGLVLAPGGGWILRPEQLDVLGATTLSAWLRVSVDETVRRLRADTIDRPFRGHPDPRAMIARMLAERDPLYRLADVSIPAEGRTPEAIAFELETIIRTRREVLIPFPLVDERAPHDPNEPRERRRSPSA; encoded by the coding sequence GTGAGCGAAACCGGACTGCCCCCCGCGCTGGTCATCGAGCGGGTGGTGCTGCTGGGATACATGACGTCGGGCAAGAGCACCGTGGGGCAGGCGCTTGCGCGGCGGCTGGAGTGGGGTTTTCTGGATTTTGACGTGGAGATAGAACAGCGGGAAGGGCGCACCGTCAAGGAGATCATCGCCACCGACGGCGAAGACGTCTTCCGGCGGATGGAGGCCGCGCTGACGGACGAGGCGGCCGCGCGCCCCGGGCTGGTGCTGGCGCCGGGGGGCGGATGGATTCTGCGCCCGGAGCAGCTGGACGTGCTGGGGGCGACCACGCTTTCGGCCTGGCTGCGCGTGTCGGTGGATGAAACCGTGCGCCGCCTGCGCGCGGATACGATCGACCGCCCGTTCCGCGGCCACCCCGATCCGCGCGCGATGATCGCGCGGATGCTGGCGGAGCGCGACCCGCTGTACCGCCTGGCGGATGTGTCGATTCCGGCGGAGGGGCGCACGCCGGAAGCGATCGCGTTCGAGCTGGAGACCATCATCCGCACGCGGCGCGAGGTGCTGATTCCGTTTCCGCTCGTCGATGAGCGCGCCCCGCACGACCCCAACGAGCCGCGGGAACGGCGGCGGTCGCCGTCGGCGTAG
- the gyrA gene encoding DNA gyrase subunit A, with product MAILTPTQRDRIVPRLIEDEMRESFIDYSMSVIVQRALPDVRDGLKPVHRRILFAMSEAGLIPTRPYKKSATVVGDVLGKYHPHGDASVYDSLVRMVQDFSLRYPLVDGQGNFGSIDGDAAAAYRYTESRLSAVAMEMLADIDRDTVDFAPNYDDRLTEPRVLPARVPNLLINGSSGIAVGMSTNMPPHNIGEVVRAAVHLLDHPDCTLDDLMAHLPGPDFPTGGLIVGTQGIRDAYAKGRGRVIMRARMYKESRRNGKEQLIVTEIPYGTNKSRIIEQIAELTRSGKLADISDLRDESDRDGIRIVIELKRGSDPAKVYAGLLKWTALQTTFGVISLALDRGVPREFTLLEILERFRDHRVQVVVRRSRWELERARDEAHVLQGILVALRRIDEVIAIIRGSRNRETAARKLEKELKLTERQSEAILSMRLSRLTQLESRELRDRLAELESRIRELDALLASPQAQVAVVRAELLEMRERFGDARRTTIFENEKAVRIEDMLAAEEVVVTLTREGFVKQIPMPVYQRAAGTGRGLIGTEYEADYLERVLVASTEDALLVFSTDGRAYSLEVRDLPEPELRARGKRLHQLLDLAKNADIAAVLVVREFSAERTALFATAGGTVKRTTLDQFGKIRAGGIEAISLRAGDRLLSVALTDGEMEVVLTGRGGRAIRFGEGDVPLMGRATQGVRGMKLDARETLAGMAAGKPGLALGIITVRGQGKRFAMDELPLQKRDGKGVVISATGKEFGEVVAMLPLSGDLNAVMAAGPPRRVRRDAVPLLPRDAGPESVLELARSEKIVLVTPLAERDADVPGSPDDIPPPPDAPERGPDTSMDSADGDLPGDLIADAAESGSAAINPGSSADTDAQSGDDSQPDAAAAQGDDEVRSDDGDSLADSDASWIEGADADNREPLLIAEDAPDLLADLAATPPGDAADVPASGATTPSRRSKSRSAAASSEAAGAGKATADPAPLAVEAELFPGEMPVPEDEMIIEEPIAPPLSRRRKNTRDAINAADVAPEATSEPVPAPEPASTSAPVDAGVAPTPAPRRARKAPAQEPAAAQEPAAAPEPPNAPAAAPDSAPARARTKAQKSGADSDPDATTQPASVAAPKGRAGSKAAAPEPAPEPAPTPEPAVAPKARGRSKAAAAQEPAPEPTPPAAPEPAQAAGAEAPAIAEAPATAPKKRGRAKAAEPEPVLPIAEPPAPEPPSAAAPKRGKRTRPAPEADPGPPEPETLAPSAPRGRAKPSAEPAPDADPPATGGKRGKKTAAELDLFG from the coding sequence ATGGCCATCCTCACCCCCACGCAGCGCGACCGCATCGTTCCGCGGCTCATTGAAGACGAGATGCGCGAATCGTTCATCGACTATTCGATGAGCGTCATCGTGCAGCGCGCGCTTCCCGATGTGCGCGACGGACTGAAGCCGGTGCACCGCCGCATTCTCTTCGCCATGTCGGAGGCGGGGCTCATCCCCACGCGGCCGTACAAGAAGAGCGCGACGGTGGTGGGTGACGTGCTGGGCAAGTACCACCCGCACGGCGACGCGTCCGTGTACGATTCGCTCGTGCGCATGGTGCAGGACTTCAGCCTGCGCTACCCGCTGGTGGACGGGCAGGGCAACTTCGGGTCGATCGACGGCGACGCGGCGGCGGCGTACCGGTACACGGAGTCGCGGCTGTCCGCCGTGGCGATGGAGATGCTGGCGGACATCGACCGCGACACCGTCGACTTCGCCCCCAACTACGACGACCGGCTCACGGAGCCGCGCGTGCTTCCCGCGCGCGTCCCCAACCTGCTCATCAACGGCAGCAGCGGCATCGCCGTGGGGATGAGCACCAACATGCCGCCGCACAACATCGGCGAGGTGGTGCGGGCGGCGGTTCATCTTCTGGATCATCCGGACTGCACGCTGGATGACCTGATGGCGCACCTGCCGGGGCCGGACTTTCCCACCGGCGGGCTGATCGTGGGGACGCAGGGCATTCGCGACGCGTACGCCAAGGGGCGCGGCCGGGTGATCATGCGGGCGCGGATGTACAAGGAATCGCGGCGCAACGGCAAGGAACAGCTGATTGTCACCGAAATTCCGTACGGCACCAACAAGTCGCGCATCATCGAGCAGATCGCCGAGCTCACGCGCAGCGGCAAGCTGGCCGACATCAGCGACCTGCGCGACGAGAGCGACCGCGACGGCATCCGCATCGTCATCGAGCTCAAGCGCGGCTCGGACCCGGCCAAAGTCTACGCCGGGCTGCTGAAGTGGACGGCGCTGCAGACCACCTTCGGCGTCATCTCCCTGGCGCTGGACCGCGGCGTTCCGCGCGAGTTCACGCTGCTGGAGATCTTGGAGCGCTTTCGCGACCACCGCGTCCAGGTCGTCGTCCGCCGCTCGCGCTGGGAGCTGGAGCGCGCCCGCGACGAGGCGCATGTCCTTCAGGGCATCCTGGTGGCGCTGCGGCGCATCGACGAGGTGATCGCCATCATCCGCGGCTCGCGCAACCGCGAAACCGCCGCGCGCAAGCTGGAAAAGGAGCTGAAGCTTACGGAGCGCCAGTCCGAGGCGATCCTGAGCATGCGCCTTTCCCGCCTGACGCAGCTGGAATCGCGCGAGCTGCGCGACCGGCTGGCGGAGCTGGAGAGCCGCATCCGCGAACTGGATGCGCTGCTGGCGAGCCCGCAGGCGCAGGTGGCCGTCGTCCGCGCGGAGCTTCTGGAGATGCGCGAGCGCTTTGGCGACGCGCGGCGCACGACCATCTTCGAAAACGAAAAGGCCGTCCGCATCGAGGACATGCTCGCGGCGGAAGAAGTCGTCGTCACGCTGACGCGCGAGGGCTTCGTCAAGCAGATTCCCATGCCCGTCTACCAGCGCGCGGCGGGCACGGGGCGCGGGCTGATCGGCACGGAGTACGAGGCGGACTACCTTGAGCGCGTGCTGGTGGCGAGCACGGAGGACGCGCTGCTGGTGTTCTCGACGGACGGCCGGGCGTACTCGCTGGAGGTGCGCGATCTGCCGGAGCCGGAACTGCGCGCGCGCGGCAAGCGGCTGCACCAACTGCTGGACCTCGCGAAGAACGCGGACATCGCGGCGGTGCTGGTGGTGCGCGAGTTCAGCGCGGAGCGGACGGCGCTTTTCGCCACGGCCGGCGGAACGGTCAAGCGGACCACGCTGGACCAGTTCGGAAAGATCCGCGCGGGCGGCATCGAGGCCATCAGCCTGCGCGCGGGCGACCGGCTGCTGTCCGTGGCGCTGACGGACGGGGAGATGGAAGTGGTGCTCACCGGCCGCGGCGGGCGCGCCATCCGCTTTGGCGAGGGCGACGTGCCGCTGATGGGCCGGGCCACGCAGGGTGTGCGCGGGATGAAGCTGGACGCGCGCGAAACGCTCGCGGGTATGGCGGCGGGAAAGCCCGGGCTGGCGCTGGGCATCATTACCGTGCGCGGGCAGGGGAAGCGCTTCGCGATGGATGAACTGCCGCTGCAGAAGCGCGACGGCAAGGGCGTGGTGATTTCGGCCACCGGCAAGGAGTTCGGCGAGGTGGTGGCGATGCTGCCGCTGTCCGGCGACCTGAACGCGGTGATGGCCGCCGGGCCGCCGCGGCGCGTTCGCCGTGACGCGGTTCCGCTGCTGCCGCGCGACGCCGGCCCGGAATCCGTGCTGGAGCTGGCACGGAGCGAAAAGATCGTCCTCGTGACGCCGCTGGCCGAGCGCGACGCCGACGTCCCCGGCTCGCCCGACGACATTCCGCCGCCGCCCGACGCGCCGGAACGCGGGCCCGACACGTCCATGGACAGCGCGGACGGCGACCTTCCCGGCGACCTGATCGCCGACGCCGCCGAAAGCGGTTCCGCGGCGATCAACCCCGGCTCCTCTGCCGACACGGACGCGCAATCGGGTGATGATTCGCAGCCGGACGCCGCTGCCGCGCAGGGGGACGATGAGGTGCGTTCGGATGATGGCGATTCGCTGGCGGACAGTGATGCTTCGTGGATCGAGGGCGCCGACGCTGATAATCGGGAGCCGCTGCTGATCGCCGAGGACGCGCCTGACCTGCTCGCCGATCTCGCCGCGACTCCGCCGGGAGATGCCGCCGATGTACCCGCGTCCGGCGCGACGACTCCCTCGCGGCGCTCCAAATCCCGCTCCGCGGCTGCCTCGTCCGAGGCGGCCGGCGCGGGCAAGGCGACGGCCGATCCGGCGCCGCTGGCCGTGGAGGCCGAGCTGTTTCCGGGCGAGATGCCCGTGCCGGAGGACGAGATGATCATCGAGGAGCCGATCGCGCCTCCGCTGAGCCGCAGACGAAAGAACACGCGCGACGCGATCAACGCGGCAGATGTCGCTCCCGAGGCGACAAGCGAGCCCGTGCCTGCGCCCGAACCCGCCTCCACGTCCGCTCCCGTGGACGCAGGCGTAGCGCCCACCCCTGCCCCGCGACGCGCCCGCAAGGCGCCCGCGCAGGAACCGGCTGCGGCGCAGGAGCCTGCAGCCGCACCGGAGCCGCCTAACGCACCGGCCGCCGCGCCCGATTCGGCGCCCGCACGCGCACGGACGAAAGCGCAGAAGTCGGGCGCCGATTCTGATCCGGATGCCACCACGCAGCCGGCGTCCGTGGCTGCACCCAAGGGCCGCGCCGGATCCAAAGCAGCGGCACCGGAGCCAGCCCCAGAACCGGCCCCCACGCCGGAGCCCGCCGTCGCGCCCAAGGCTCGCGGCCGGTCCAAGGCCGCCGCCGCGCAGGAGCCCGCGCCCGAGCCGACGCCCCCCGCTGCGCCCGAACCGGCGCAGGCGGCAGGGGCGGAGGCGCCCGCCATCGCCGAAGCGCCCGCCACCGCGCCGAAGAAACGCGGCCGGGCCAAGGCCGCGGAGCCGGAACCCGTGCTCCCGATTGCGGAGCCGCCCGCGCCCGAGCCGCCGTCCGCCGCCGCGCCCAAGCGCGGAAAGCGGACGAGGCCCGCGCCGGAAGCCGATCCCGGCCCGCCGGAGCCGGAAACGCTCGCTCCGTCCGCACCGCGAGGCCGCGCCAAGCCGTCCGCCGAGCCCGCGCCGGACGCCGATCCGCCCGCGACAGGCGGCAAGCGTGGCAAGAAGACCGCGGCCGAACTGGACCTGTTCGGCTGA
- a CDS encoding AAA family ATPase, translating to MPTLNELQAALSHAQGAAAALASRAGQTLPLLLDPDERVIHLLKGATDEGEGVLVASHRRLTLVRILLNQQPARTLIEYARVTSITVQSGLFSTRLNVALNGGESFVLRSVNRGFAGNFVEIVTAFRRNLAASRTREAAPATVSSPPPAPGVPDRRPPALEPNAVAEAMGELVGGYSSAPEAARTLPPQHMGFEALKHLLAFLWLLAGTDEVSEDEMRAIRAVFHTFMEEAEGSDPDILRGLLSHWAAEAGGDDVNAWAVRTPEYVESVARADRASGNSTARQWVHRMEQFGLAVISIDERSEAELALLTRHISHLRGVLDGAGVSPAPTITGSSAQGPGAGSETQATLDELLARLHRLVGLDEVKHEVQTLANLVRVRQMRLEHGLPAPPLSLHMVFSGNPGTGKTTVARLLADIFRALGVLSTGTLVEVDRAGLVAGYLGQTALKTRAAVQSALGGMLFIDEAYALAGSDHDSFGREAVDTLLKEMEDHRDQLVVVVAGYTEPMRRFLRSNPGLQSRFNRFVEFPDYSPDDLALIFFRMAEENGYALTPAARAKGVRSAAGLHAARGPDFANARAVRNLFERALARHANRVAVIPAPTAADLATLEAEDLDE from the coding sequence ATGCCGACGCTGAACGAACTTCAGGCCGCGCTCAGCCACGCGCAGGGCGCGGCCGCCGCACTCGCTTCGCGAGCCGGGCAGACACTTCCGCTTCTGCTGGACCCGGATGAGCGCGTCATTCATCTGTTGAAAGGGGCGACGGATGAAGGCGAAGGCGTTCTCGTGGCCTCGCACCGGCGGCTGACGCTCGTCCGGATTCTCCTGAACCAGCAGCCCGCGCGCACTCTGATCGAGTACGCGCGGGTCACTTCCATCACCGTCCAGTCCGGCCTGTTCAGCACCCGCCTGAACGTGGCGCTGAACGGGGGCGAGTCGTTCGTGCTGCGCAGCGTGAACCGCGGTTTCGCGGGCAACTTCGTGGAGATCGTGACCGCGTTCCGGCGGAACCTGGCCGCCAGCCGGACTCGCGAAGCCGCCCCCGCCACCGTGTCGTCTCCGCCGCCTGCCCCGGGCGTACCAGACCGCCGCCCACCCGCGCTGGAGCCCAACGCCGTCGCCGAAGCAATGGGCGAACTCGTGGGAGGATACAGCTCTGCCCCCGAAGCGGCCCGCACGCTTCCGCCGCAGCACATGGGTTTTGAAGCCCTCAAGCATTTGCTCGCCTTTCTATGGCTTCTGGCCGGGACGGACGAGGTTTCCGAGGACGAGATGCGGGCGATCAGAGCCGTGTTTCACACCTTCATGGAGGAAGCGGAGGGCTCTGACCCGGATATCCTGCGGGGATTGCTGAGCCACTGGGCCGCGGAGGCCGGGGGCGACGACGTGAACGCGTGGGCCGTGCGCACGCCGGAGTACGTGGAGAGTGTGGCGCGCGCGGACCGCGCCTCGGGAAATTCCACGGCCCGCCAGTGGGTGCACCGGATGGAGCAGTTCGGGCTTGCGGTTATTTCCATCGACGAGCGCTCGGAGGCCGAACTCGCGCTGCTGACCCGCCACATCTCTCACCTCCGCGGCGTGCTGGACGGCGCCGGCGTGAGTCCCGCGCCAACTATCACAGGCTCGTCCGCGCAGGGCCCCGGTGCTGGAAGCGAGACGCAGGCGACGCTGGATGAACTGCTGGCGCGGCTGCACCGACTGGTGGGGCTGGACGAGGTCAAGCACGAGGTGCAGACGCTGGCCAACCTGGTCCGCGTCCGGCAGATGCGGCTGGAGCACGGGCTCCCTGCCCCGCCGCTCTCGCTGCACATGGTGTTCAGCGGCAACCCGGGAACGGGCAAGACCACCGTCGCGCGGCTGCTGGCGGACATCTTCCGCGCGCTGGGTGTGCTCTCCACCGGCACGCTCGTGGAAGTGGATCGCGCCGGACTCGTGGCCGGGTACTTGGGGCAGACCGCGCTCAAGACGCGCGCGGCGGTGCAGAGCGCGCTCGGCGGAATGCTCTTCATCGACGAAGCCTACGCCCTGGCCGGATCGGACCACGACTCCTTCGGCCGCGAGGCGGTGGACACGCTGCTGAAGGAGATGGAAGACCATCGCGACCAGCTGGTGGTGGTGGTCGCGGGATATACAGAGCCCATGCGCCGGTTTCTGCGCAGCAATCCCGGCCTGCAGTCGCGCTTCAACCGGTTCGTCGAGTTTCCGGATTATTCCCCGGACGATCTTGCGCTCATCTTCTTTCGCATGGCCGAGGAGAACGGCTATGCCCTCACCCCGGCAGCCAGGGCGAAGGGCGTCCGGAGCGCAGCCGGCCTGCACGCGGCGCGCGGGCCCGATTTCGCCAACGCGCGCGCGGTGCGGAATCTGTTCGAGCGGGCGCTGGCGCGGCACGCCAACCGTGTCGCCGTGATCCCCGCGCCCACCGCCGCCGACCTTGCCACGCTCGAGGCCGAGGACCTGGACGAGTAG
- a CDS encoding DUF7660 family protein, whose protein sequence is MNSESELPDLDDTDDDAVEAIETRQQFAEFVRRLSNEIRNHPGSWENSTLADFLEAAAAWSDDMDGLYANQNRANPDVPEWRMFAMILSAARIYE, encoded by the coding sequence ATGAACAGCGAATCAGAGCTTCCTGATCTGGACGACACTGACGACGATGCCGTGGAGGCCATCGAGACACGGCAGCAGTTTGCGGAATTCGTACGCCGGTTGTCGAACGAGATCCGCAATCATCCGGGCTCGTGGGAAAACTCGACGCTCGCCGATTTCCTGGAAGCCGCCGCGGCCTGGTCAGATGACATGGATGGATTGTACGCGAACCAGAACCGCGCAAATCCCGATGTGCCGGAGTGGCGGATGTTCGCCATGATCCTTTCGGCCGCGCGCATCTACGAGTAA
- a CDS encoding pyridoxal phosphate-dependent decarboxylase family protein: MYSTLPDAVATAAADAESLRSAGHALIDRMADYLAGIESRPVSTPLSPAAIQARFDQPLPREGRPADEVWNEVWRDVVSDAIHVNHPMYMGHQVAPPLPHAVLADTMVSLLNQSLAVWEMSPTATMVEARVVRWLADAIGFPESADGTLVSGGSVANLTGLLAAREARFPGCWRDGIARTAEAERACLLVSGHSHYSVERTAGLMGLGSDAVIGVGERDGRMCPESLAETIERVRGEGRIPFAVSATAGSTAMGLFDPLDRIADVCEAAGVWLHVDGAHGASYALSESMRGLVHGIGRADSVAWDPHKMLFMPMSTGAVLVRDRRHLDAAFQQKAPYLFHARPGEDRCRDAGRMTLQCSRRFDALKLWVCLQHYGADHFAALLERTAETTASLHAKLADADDYEPSHAPESNILCFRHLPAALEGRPDEEVDAFQAELRSRYNASGIGWITLTVLNGRRTLRVTLMNPRTADEHLDRMLDSLRMIGREILAG; the protein is encoded by the coding sequence ATGTACAGCACCCTTCCCGACGCCGTCGCCACCGCCGCGGCGGACGCCGAAAGCCTGCGTTCCGCCGGTCACGCGCTCATCGACCGCATGGCCGACTACCTGGCCGGCATCGAGTCGCGCCCGGTGAGCACGCCGCTTTCCCCCGCGGCCATCCAGGCGCGCTTCGACCAGCCGTTGCCGCGCGAGGGCCGCCCCGCCGACGAAGTGTGGAACGAGGTCTGGCGCGACGTGGTGAGCGACGCCATCCACGTCAATCATCCCATGTACATGGGCCACCAGGTCGCCCCGCCGCTGCCGCACGCGGTGCTGGCCGACACGATGGTGAGCCTGCTGAACCAGTCGCTGGCCGTGTGGGAGATGTCGCCCACGGCCACCATGGTGGAGGCGCGCGTGGTGCGCTGGCTGGCGGACGCCATCGGCTTTCCGGAGAGCGCGGACGGCACGCTCGTCTCCGGCGGCAGCGTGGCCAACCTCACCGGCCTGCTCGCCGCCCGCGAGGCGCGCTTTCCCGGCTGCTGGCGGGATGGGATTGCCCGGACGGCCGAGGCGGAGCGCGCCTGCCTGCTCGTTTCCGGACACTCGCACTACTCCGTGGAGCGTACCGCGGGATTGATGGGGCTGGGCAGCGACGCGGTCATCGGCGTCGGCGAGCGCGACGGCAGGATGTGCCCGGAGTCGCTGGCGGAAACCATCGAGCGCGTGCGCGGCGAAGGCCGCATTCCCTTCGCCGTATCCGCCACCGCGGGCTCGACGGCGATGGGGCTGTTCGATCCGCTGGACCGCATCGCCGACGTGTGCGAAGCGGCCGGCGTGTGGCTGCATGTGGATGGCGCGCACGGGGCCTCGTACGCGCTGTCCGAGTCCATGCGCGGGCTGGTGCACGGCATTGGGCGTGCGGATTCGGTGGCGTGGGACCCGCACAAGATGCTGTTCATGCCCATGTCCACCGGCGCCGTCCTGGTACGCGACCGGCGGCATCTGGATGCCGCGTTCCAGCAGAAGGCGCCCTACCTGTTCCACGCCCGCCCCGGCGAAGACCGCTGCCGCGACGCGGGACGCATGACGCTGCAGTGCTCGCGCCGGTTCGATGCGCTCAAGCTGTGGGTGTGCCTGCAGCACTATGGCGCGGACCACTTTGCCGCGCTGCTGGAGCGCACGGCCGAGACGACCGCCTCGCTGCACGCCAAACTGGCGGACGCGGACGACTACGAGCCGTCGCACGCGCCGGAAAGCAACATCCTGTGCTTCCGCCATCTGCCCGCCGCGCTGGAGGGCCGGCCTGACGAGGAGGTGGATGCGTTCCAGGCCGAGCTCCGGTCGCGCTACAACGCCAGCGGCATCGGCTGGATTACGCTCACGGTGCTCAACGGCCGCCGCACCCTGCGCGTCACGTTGATGAATCCGCGCACCGCGGACGAGCACCTGGACCGCATGCTCGATTCGCTGCGGATGATTGGGCGCGAGATCCTGGCTGGGTAA
- a CDS encoding nuclear transport factor 2 family protein: protein MHRTLTVAALLSLAACTVERTPDDVLNPRDPSQVERRDAEQDVAIHVNAFLQALARGDRGQAVSAMSPLVDTYVMGVDGNEGRPRFGADGLAAAIAELEIPANSLPRTPDLRVQADPRRGTAWFAGFVEMFPASGGQPERVRMSGVFGRQEGEWRLMQIHISRPEAPPAPVAAPDSAATARDSSASNPDSVSAAAPPAGE from the coding sequence GTGCACCGGACGCTGACCGTGGCCGCCCTGCTTTCCCTGGCCGCCTGCACCGTGGAGCGCACACCCGACGACGTGCTCAACCCGCGCGACCCCTCGCAGGTGGAACGCCGCGACGCCGAACAGGACGTGGCCATCCACGTGAACGCCTTTCTTCAGGCCCTGGCGCGCGGCGACCGCGGCCAGGCGGTCAGCGCCATGAGCCCGCTGGTGGACACCTACGTGATGGGGGTGGACGGCAACGAAGGGCGCCCCCGCTTTGGCGCCGACGGGCTGGCGGCGGCCATCGCGGAGCTGGAGATCCCGGCCAACTCCCTTCCCCGCACCCCCGACCTGCGCGTACAGGCCGACCCGCGACGCGGGACGGCCTGGTTTGCGGGCTTCGTGGAGATGTTTCCCGCCAGCGGCGGGCAGCCGGAGCGGGTGCGGATGTCCGGCGTGTTCGGGCGGCAGGAGGGGGAGTGGCGGCTGATGCAGATTCACATCTCCCGCCCCGAGGCGCCGCCCGCCCCCGTCGCCGCGCCGGACTCCGCGGCTACGGCGCGGGACTCGTCTGCGTCGAATCCGGATTCAGTTTCGGCCGCAGCGCCTCCGGCAGGCGAATGA
- a CDS encoding transglycosylase domain-containing protein — protein sequence MAKPGKGKTLGGAPRSGRWTKQPEETRMGGRHRGSLIALGVLGVLLLGGFAGYMGWANQQLGGGLLRQEREARRRPDWVPLRQLPDYAQAAFVTVLDTTSTLRRPRYDTKGGRVHMSRDLVKQVYGLRGGVQDGVREAAMAQLLEVRSSDNRRMELYLNRVAMGRTESWAVYGIQHASQEYFGKDVRRVTVGEAATLAGLLLEPRINDPEAVPGAVGARRNEVLRLMYGAGQINPEQLSAALAEPLSFQPGEDYAPMTQPLDRQAQPEVIRLPEALRPKLNPDSTQTSPAP from the coding sequence GTGGCCAAACCGGGAAAAGGAAAGACGCTGGGCGGCGCGCCGCGCTCGGGGCGGTGGACCAAGCAGCCGGAGGAAACCCGGATGGGCGGACGCCACCGCGGTTCGCTCATCGCGCTGGGCGTTCTGGGCGTGCTGCTGCTGGGGGGATTCGCCGGATACATGGGGTGGGCCAACCAGCAGCTGGGCGGCGGCCTGCTCAGGCAGGAGCGCGAGGCGCGCCGCCGGCCGGACTGGGTGCCGCTGCGGCAGCTGCCGGACTACGCCCAGGCCGCCTTCGTGACCGTGCTGGACACCACCTCCACGCTGCGCCGCCCGCGCTACGACACCAAGGGCGGGCGCGTGCACATGTCGCGCGACCTGGTGAAGCAGGTGTACGGGCTGCGGGGCGGGGTGCAGGACGGGGTGCGCGAGGCGGCCATGGCGCAGCTGCTGGAGGTGCGCAGCTCCGACAACCGGCGGATGGAGCTGTACCTGAACCGCGTGGCCATGGGCCGCACGGAAAGCTGGGCCGTGTACGGCATTCAGCACGCCTCGCAGGAGTACTTTGGCAAGGACGTGCGGCGGGTGACGGTGGGCGAGGCGGCCACGCTGGCGGGGCTCCTGCTGGAGCCCCGCATCAACGATCCCGAGGCCGTACCCGGGGCGGTGGGCGCGCGCCGCAACGAGGTGCTGCGCCTGATGTACGGCGCCGGCCAGATCAACCCCGAGCAGCTGAGCGCCGCGCTGGCCGAGCCGCTGAGCTTTCAGCCGGGCGAGGACTACGCGCCCATGACGCAGCCGCTGGACCGCCAGGCCCAGCCGGAGGTCATTCGCCTGCCGGAGGCGCTGCGGCCGAAACTGAATCCGGATTCGACGCAGACGAGTCCCGCGCCGTAG
- a CDS encoding 4-hydroxy-3-methylbut-2-enyl diphosphate reductase, which yields MEQTYFRRGFGLKKHVAPLIRSEYHSGVVERLRARGFQDHWGEGDQRVTVRLAEEFGFCYGVDRAVEYAYETRAQFPDRRILLLGEIIHNPHINERLSGMGILFLQPEADGRFDFGALTAEDVVILPAFGATVEDFRRLQAIGCILVDTTCGSVLNVWKRVDQYARDGFTALIHGKHLHEETRATASQALKYPEGRFLIVRNMDETRLVMDYLEGVPGALTRDGFMARFADRASEGFDPDLHLSRIGVANQTTMLSGDSLEIAAEVGRSLARRFGGEPGYDPAAHFRSFDTICSATQERQDAVSALMEGPQGPPDVMVVIGGYNSSNTNHLAVLCARHTVTYHVADAQCIDPERGTIRFKPAGTPLDAPEVEAEDWLPRGAIVVGLTAGASTPNNKIGEAVERILRIRGIPVDADEPAAAA from the coding sequence ATGGAGCAAACCTACTTCCGCCGGGGCTTCGGCCTCAAGAAGCACGTGGCGCCGCTGATCCGCTCCGAGTACCACAGCGGCGTGGTGGAGCGGCTGCGCGCGCGCGGCTTTCAGGACCACTGGGGCGAGGGCGACCAGCGCGTCACCGTGCGGCTGGCGGAGGAGTTCGGGTTCTGCTACGGCGTGGACCGGGCGGTGGAGTACGCCTACGAAACGCGCGCCCAGTTCCCCGACCGGCGCATCCTGCTGCTGGGCGAGATCATCCACAACCCGCACATCAACGAGCGGCTCAGCGGGATGGGGATCCTCTTTCTGCAGCCGGAGGCGGACGGGCGCTTCGACTTCGGCGCGCTCACGGCGGAAGATGTTGTCATCCTCCCCGCGTTCGGCGCCACGGTGGAGGATTTCCGCCGGCTGCAGGCCATCGGCTGCATTCTGGTGGATACCACCTGCGGCAGCGTGCTGAACGTGTGGAAGCGGGTGGACCAGTACGCGCGCGACGGCTTTACCGCGCTCATCCACGGCAAGCACCTGCACGAGGAAACGCGCGCCACGGCCAGCCAGGCGCTCAAGTATCCCGAGGGCCGCTTTCTGATCGTCCGCAACATGGACGAGACGCGGCTGGTGATGGACTACCTGGAGGGCGTGCCCGGCGCCCTGACGCGCGACGGGTTCATGGCGCGCTTCGCGGACCGTGCGTCGGAGGGGTTCGATCCGGACCTGCACCTGTCGCGCATCGGCGTGGCGAACCAGACCACCATGCTCTCCGGCGACTCGCTGGAGATCGCGGCGGAGGTGGGACGCTCGCTGGCCCGCCGCTTCGGCGGGGAGCCGGGGTACGACCCGGCGGCGCATTTCCGCTCGTTCGACACCATCTGCTCGGCCACGCAGGAGCGGCAGGACGCGGTGTCGGCGCTCATGGAAGGGCCGCAGGGGCCGCCGGACGTGATGGTGGTGATCGGCGGATACAACTCGTCCAACACCAACCACTTGGCGGTGCTCTGCGCGCGGCACACGGTGACGTACCACGTGGCGGATGCGCAGTGCATCGATCCGGAGCGGGGCACCATCCGCTTCAAGCCGGCCGGCACGCCGCTGGACGCGCCCGAGGTGGAGGCGGAGGACTGGCTTCCCCGCGGCGCGATCGTGGTGGGACTGACGGCGGGCGCCAGCACGCCCAACAACAAGATCGGCGAGGCCGTCGAGCGCATTCTGCGCATCCGCGGCATCCCCGTAGACGCCGACGAGCCCGCCGCCGCGGCCTGA